A genomic region of Gossypium hirsutum isolate 1008001.06 chromosome D01, Gossypium_hirsutum_v2.1, whole genome shotgun sequence contains the following coding sequences:
- the LOC121203388 gene encoding cytochrome b6, whose translation IRFSGGSSWFTYLNKVYDWFEERLEIQAIADDVTSKYVPPHVNIFYCLGGITLTCFLVQVAIGFAMTFYYRPTVTEAFASVQYIMTEANFGWLIRLVHRWSASMMVLMMILHVFRVYLTGGFKKPRELTWVTGVVLAVLTASFGVTGYSLPRDQVGYWAVKIVTGVPDAIPVIGSPLVELLRGSASVGQSTLTRFYSLHTFVLPLLTAVFILMHFLMIRKQGISGPL comes from the coding sequence ATACGGTTCTCGGGGGGGTCCTCTTGGTTTACCTATCTCAATAAAGTCTATGATTGGTTCGAAGAGCGCCTCGAAATTCAGGCGATTGCAGATGATGTAACTAGTAAATATGTTCCTCCTCATGTTAACATATTTTATTGTCTAGGAGGAATTACGCTTACTTGTTTTTTGGTACAAGTAGCTATAGGATTTGCTATGACTTTTTACTATCGTCCAACCGTTACTGAGGCTTTTGCTTCTGTTCAATACATAATGACTGAAGCTAACTTTGGTTGGTTAATCCGATTAGTTCATCGATGGTCGGCAAGTATGATGGTCTTAATGATGATCCTGCACGTATTTCGTGTCTATCTCACTGGTGGTTTTAAAAAACCTCGCGAATTAACTTGGGTTACAGGCGTGGTTCTGGCTGTGTTGACCGCATCTTTTGGCGTAACAGGTTATTCCTTACCTCGGGACCAAGTTGGTTATTGGGCAGTCAAAATCGTAACAGGCGTTCCGGATGCTATTCCGGTAATAGGATCGCCTTTGGTAGAGTTATTACGTGGAAGTGCTAGTGTGGGACAATCCACTTTAACCCGTTTTTATAGTTTACACACTTTTGTATTACCCCTTCTTACTGCTGTATTTATTTTAATGCATTTCCTAATGATACGTAAGCAAGGCATTTCTGGTCCTTTATAG
- the LOC121213906 gene encoding DNA-directed RNA polymerase subunit alpha-like, protein MVREKVKVSTSTRTRQWKCVESRTDSKRLYYGRFILSPLMKGQADTIGIAMRRALLGELEGTCITRAKSEKIPHEYSTIVGIQESVHEILMNLKEIVLRGNLYGTRNAFICAKGPGYVTAQDIILPSSVEIVDNTQHVASLTEPIDLCIGLQIERNRGYDIKTPKNFHDGSYPIDAVFMPVRNANHSIHCYGNDNEKQEILFLEIWTNGSLTPKEALHEASRNLIDLFIPFLHAEEENFHLENNQHDVTLPFFPFHDRLVKLTKKKKEIALKSIFIDQSELPPRIYNCLKKSNIHTLLDLLNNSREDLMKIEHFRIEDVKQILCILEKK, encoded by the coding sequence atGGTTCGAGAGAAAGTAAAAGTCTCTACTTCGACTCGGACACGACAGTGGAAGTGTGTTGAATCAAGAACAGATAGTAAGCGCCTTTATTATGGACGCTTTATTCTGTCTCCACTTATGAAAGGCCAAGCCGACACAATAGGCATTGCGATGCGAAGAGCTTTGCTTGGAGAACTAGAAGGAACATGCATTACACGTGCAAAATCTGAGAAAATACCCCACGAATATTCTACCATAGTAGGTATTCAAGAATCAGTccatgaaattttaatgaatttgaaagaaattGTATTGAGAGGGAATTTGTATGGAACTCGTAACGCCTTTATTTGTGCCAAGGGTCCCGGATATGTAACTGCTCAAGACATCATCTTACCATCTTCTGTGGAAATCGTTGATAATACACAGCATGTAGCCAGCCTAACCGAACCAATTGATTTGTGTATTGGATTACAAATCGAGAGAAATAGAGGATACGATATAAAAACGCCAAAGAACTTTCACGACGGAAGTTATCCTATAGATGCTGTATTCATGCCTGTTCGAAATGCGAATCATAGTATTCATTGTTATGGGAATGATAATGAAAAACAGGAGATACTTTTTCTAGAAATATGGACAAATGGAAGTTTAACTCCGAAAGAAGCACTTCATGAAGCCTCTCgcaatttgattgatttatttattcCTTTTCTACATGCGGAAGAAGAAAACTTCCATTTAGAAAACAATCAACACGATGTTACTTTACCTTTTTTTCCGTTTCATGATAGATTAGTTAaactaacaaaaaagaaaaaagaaatagcaTTGAAATCGATTTTTATTGACCAATCAGAATTGCCTCCCAGGATCTATAATTGTCTCAAAAAGTCCAATATACATACATTATTGGACCTTTTGAATAACAGTCGAGAAGACCTTATGAAAATTGAACACTTTCGCATAGAAGATGTAAAACAAATACTGTGTATTCTAGAAAAGAAGTAG
- the LOC121213909 gene encoding 30S ribosomal protein S11, chloroplastic encodes MAKPIPKVGSRRNGRSSARKSARRIPKGVIHVQASFNNTIVTVTDVWGRVISWSSASTCGFKGTRRGTPFAAQTAAGNAIRAVVDQGMQRAEVMIKGPGLGRDAALRAIRRSGILLSFVRDVTPMPHNGCRPPKKRRV; translated from the coding sequence atgGCAAAACCTATACCAAAAGTTGGTTCACGCAGGAATGGGCGCAGTAGTGCACGGAAAAGTGCACGTAGAATACCAAAAGGAGTTATTCATGTTCAAGCAAGTTTCAACAATACCATTGTTACTGTTACAGATGTATGGGGTCGGGTAATCTCTTGGTCCTCCGCCAGCACTTGTGGATTCAAGGGTACAAGAAGGGGGACCCCTTTTGCTGCTCAAACCGCAGCGGGAAATGCTATTCGAGCAGTAGTAGACCAAGGTATGCAACGAGCAGAAGTTATGATAAAGGGTCCTGGTCTCGGAAGAGATGCAGCATTACGAGCTATTCGTAGAAGTGGTATACTATTAAGTTTCGTACGGGATGTAACCCCTATGCCACATAATGGCTGTAGACCCCCTAAAAAAAGACGTGTGTAG
- the LOC121213910 gene encoding 50S ribosomal protein L14, chloroplastic-like: MIQPQTHLNVADNSGARELMCIRVIGASNRRYAHIGDVIVAVIKEAVPNTPLERSEVIKAEIVRTRKELKRDNGMIIRYDDNVAVIIDQEGNPKGTRIFGAIARELRQLNFTKIVSLAPEVL; the protein is encoded by the coding sequence ATGATTCAACCTCAGACCCATTTGAATGTAGCAGATAACAGCGGGGCCCGAGAATTGATGTGTATTCGAGTCATAGGAGCTAGTAATCGCCGATATGCTCATATTGGTGACGTTATTGTTGCTGTGATCAAGGAAGCAGTACCAAATACACCTCTAGAAAGATCAGAAGTGATCAAAGCTGAAATTGTACGTACTCGTAAAGAACTCAAACGCGACAACGGGATGATAATACGATATGATGACAATGTTGCCGTTATCATTGATCAAGAAGGAAATCCAAAAGGAACTCGAATTTTTGGTGCGATCGCCCGGGAATTGAGACAGTTAAATTTCACTAAAATAGTTTCATTAGCTCCCGAGGTATTATAA